The window GGCAGTCCTCGGTATGTGGGGTTGTTAAGCCTGAATGAGGACTGCTAAAAGCATTGAAGATGTGGGGAGTTCCCGTTCCCCCCGAAGGCCAGCCAATGAAGATGGGAGGCTGGAAGGTTAGCCGCAACGAGATTTACGAACTTTACGCAAATCACGGCTAACCAGAACGGAAAGCTTCCCCCTCAATTTTTCAAGGGCCAGCTCCAGAACCTCCTCCGGCTTGGCTCTGAAACCTCCGCCCCTGGCTAGAACATCGCTGCCGCCCCCGCCGCCACCAGCCTCAGATAGAACCTCCCTGAGCAGTTCGTTCATCGAGATTCCCGCAACGTTTTTGTTTTTGGCAAAAACCGCGTAGTTCTCCCCGACCACCAGGGCCACGGTGTTCGGATTCTTGTCCACGAGGTACACCACGAAGGCCTGGGCGTCCTTCATGGGGGCGTCCTCAACGTACGAGACTACCCTAATCCCGCCGATTTCCCTGGCTTCTTCCAGGAGCGCCCTGGCCTTCCACCTCCAAAGCTCCCTCCTAAGGCTGTCCTTCTCCTCCTCGAGCCTTTCCAGCTCGACCTTAAGCTCCCCCACGCGCTCGACCAGCGGGCGGTTCTTGTTGGGCATCTCGTCCAGGGCCCTCCAGTAATCTTCAAGAAGCCTGTTCAGGTGTTTTAGAGCCCTGTTCCCGCAGACGAACTCGATGCGCCAGAGGTTCCGGGACTTCTTATAGAAACGAAGCACCTTTATGAGGCCAATCTCGGAGGTGTTTTCCACGTGCGTTCCTCCGCAGGGGGTTCTGTCAATGTCCCCAATAGTGACTATCCGAACCCTGTCCGTCACCTTGCTCACGTGCTTCCTCAGGGTCTCCGCTATATCATCCGGCAGGTACTTGAACTCATCAACCGTGACCGGAATTCCCTCCGAGATTATCCCGTTTGCTTCTATTTCAGCAGCAGTTACCATCCCCCAGTCGAGTTCACCGTTCACCTCAATCTTGTTGTAGTTCTCGAATATCTGAAAGCCGGTCGTGTCGAGGTTGTAAAGCCTCTTGAGAACAGCCGAGAGAATGTGCTGGCCGGTGTGGTTCTTCATGTTCTCGTATCTCCACTCCCAGTCCAGTCTGAGCCGTACCTCCTCACCCTCCCGGGGAAGCCTTCCCGTGAGGGTTCCCTCATGCCAGATTTCCCTCCGCTCTTTAACCCTCGTAACCTCCACAACAAAGCCGTCCCCCTCTATGAGTCCCCGATCGGAGGGCTGACCGCCGCCTTCGGGGTAGAAAATCGTTCTGTCCAGAAGAACCTCCACGAGACCGTTGCCCAAATCCTTAACCTCAACGACCTTAGCGGTGGTCTCCCTAACATATGGATCCAAATAGTAAAGCTTTTCTGTCATAACCAGCACCTCACGATTCACCCAATTCCTCCTGCTCCTTCGCATACTCACTAACCATCATCCGAAGGAGGGAAGCAAGTTCTTTGTTGTACTTGTCCTGCATCTCCGCAAACTTCCTCAAGGCCAGGGCTATCCCTTTGAGCCGTCTGATATCGTTGACTATTTCCTCCTGCTCCCTGGAAATCTCATCGAGAACGGAGCTGATCTCCACCATAGTCTCGATGTCCCTGCCGAGTATTTCGGTTCCCTCCCGGATTCTATCCATGACGGCCAGGGCATCCCTGAGGGTTTCGAGCTGGCCCATAACGCGGGTGTTGAAGTCTTTAATCTCCTTAGCAAGGTTCATCGTTTGAACCGCCATCTTCCGAATTTCATCGGCGACGACGGCGAAGCCCCTACCCGCTTCACCAGCGCGGGCAGCTTCTATCGATGCATTGAGAGCAACGAGGTTCGTTTGCTTGGCGACACCCGCTATCGAGTCACTTATCCTCGAAACGTACTCAAGGTTCTCAACCAGGGTATTGAACTCTCTGGCAAAGACCTCAAAGCGCTGGAAGAAAGGCAGAAACTCCTCCTGAAACCTTTCAAGTTCCTTCATCACTTGGGATAGCTTCTCGATGTTCTCAATTATCACCATGTTGTTGTCTATAAACTGACCGCTTATTTCCTCCGCCAGCTCGTTTATGATTTTGCTGGACTCCCGGCTGGACGTCTTTATACGGACGGACTGGGCCAGCGCGCTCGATGCCTTCTCGATGCTTCTGACGTTCATGGTACCACCTCAGCGGTAGAGGTCAACACCGCATTTGAGGTTTCTCAGGAAGTCGTAAAAGCGTGGTATGAACTTCTTCGGTATAATCGCCCCATGCTGTGGCAGTATTGCCTCGACGTCAAGGTAGCTGACGCGATCGAGCCAGGCTTTTATGGCCCTGCTCGTCGGCATCAGCCTCTCGTGGACTGGTTTCATCGCCTGTATATGCCGCTCCATGCTCTCAACAACGATGTATGGATCATCGAGAATTGCTATGCCTATGTCCCCGCTAAAGAGGAACTTGCTCCTCCTGTCGTATATGGTAAAGTGGCCCGGACTGTGGAGGAAGTGAGCGGGAATGAACTCGAGGGTCGTTGCACCAAAGGCCATCGACTCACCCTCGTCGGGCAGTTCGTGTGTAACGGCCCTAGCATCCTCAAAGCCAAAGTGGGGCAGGAACCTCGTCCAGAGCCAGTGGGTTATTATCCGCGCGTTGCTGACCTCCCTCCAGAGGGGAAGGCTTCCCGCAACATCGGGGTCTTGGTGACAGATGTAAACGTACTCGATGTCCCTCGGGTCTATGTACTTGGAAGCGTTGGCAAGAACCTTCGAAAAAATCTTGTACCCTCCAGGGTCTATGAGGATCCCCTTCCCTCTGCTGACTATGAGATAGCTGTTGACATCAACGTCTTCTCCGCCTTCCTGGGTTCCAAGATAGACGACGAGGTGCTCATCATCACGGTAGAGAACGTGGTCCTTCCTTGGATCAAGCCCGGGTTCTATAAAGTACTCTCCCATCCCCACCACCGGAAGAGAGCTACGAAGAGGTAATATTTAAGCGATTTGCCTACACAGCTACCTACATAAACGAATGGGATAAAAAAGCATCAGAAGCCCTCTGCCTGGGTCCTGGCCTCTATCAAAGCTTTGACCCTCTTGAGCCGGAAGAAGTTCTCGCGCTCCATCTCGTCGAGGCGCTGCTTGATGAACTTCACCGTGGCCTCCATGCGGGGGATTATGATGTACTCGAGGGCATTAACGCGCCTCTTTGTGACCTCAATCTCCCTCGCGAGCCTCTTGAGTGTCTCCTCAACCTCGGCGAGGCGGACGGCCAGATCGAGAACTTCCTCGAACTTCTCGGCGG of the Thermococcus celericrescens genome contains:
- a CDS encoding oxygen-binding di-iron domain-containing protein, with amino-acid sequence MGEYFIEPGLDPRKDHVLYRDDEHLVVYLGTQEGGEDVDVNSYLIVSRGKGILIDPGGYKIFSKVLANASKYIDPRDIEYVYICHQDPDVAGSLPLWREVSNARIITHWLWTRFLPHFGFEDARAVTHELPDEGESMAFGATTLEFIPAHFLHSPGHFTIYDRRSKFLFSGDIGIAILDDPYIVVESMERHIQAMKPVHERLMPTSRAIKAWLDRVSYLDVEAILPQHGAIIPKKFIPRFYDFLRNLKCGVDLYR
- a CDS encoding alanyl-tRNA editing protein, with the translated sequence MTEKLYYLDPYVRETTAKVVEVKDLGNGLVEVLLDRTIFYPEGGGQPSDRGLIEGDGFVVEVTRVKERREIWHEGTLTGRLPREGEEVRLRLDWEWRYENMKNHTGQHILSAVLKRLYNLDTTGFQIFENYNKIEVNGELDWGMVTAAEIEANGIISEGIPVTVDEFKYLPDDIAETLRKHVSKVTDRVRIVTIGDIDRTPCGGTHVENTSEIGLIKVLRFYKKSRNLWRIEFVCGNRALKHLNRLLEDYWRALDEMPNKNRPLVERVGELKVELERLEEEKDSLRRELWRWKARALLEEAREIGGIRVVSYVEDAPMKDAQAFVVYLVDKNPNTVALVVGENYAVFAKNKNVAGISMNELLREVLSEAGGGGGGSDVLARGGGFRAKPEEVLELALEKLRGKLSVLVSRDLRKVRKSRCG
- a CDS encoding methyl-accepting chemotaxis protein is translated as MNVRSIEKASSALAQSVRIKTSSRESSKIINELAEEISGQFIDNNMVIIENIEKLSQVMKELERFQEEFLPFFQRFEVFAREFNTLVENLEYVSRISDSIAGVAKQTNLVALNASIEAARAGEAGRGFAVVADEIRKMAVQTMNLAKEIKDFNTRVMGQLETLRDALAVMDRIREGTEILGRDIETMVEISSVLDEISREQEEIVNDIRRLKGIALALRKFAEMQDKYNKELASLLRMMVSEYAKEQEELGES